A window of Paremcibacter congregatus contains these coding sequences:
- the ilvD gene encoding dihydroxy-acid dehydratase has product MPAYRSKTSTHGRNMAGARALWRATGVQDGDFGKPIIAVVNSFTQFVPGHVHLKDLGQMVAREIEAHGGIAKEFNTIAVDDGIAMGHDGMLYSLPSREVIADSVEYMVEAHCADAMICISNCDKITPGMLMASLRLNIPTIFVSGGPMEAGKTETVDHKLDLVDAIIMGVDPSVSDEIVEQVERSACPTCGSCSGMFTANSMNCLMEALGLALPGNGSLLATHADRKDLFLRAARTIVKNTKTYYEGDDASILPRSVASFEAFENAMTLDIAMGGSTNTVLHLLAAAQEGEIDFTMEDIHRLSKKVPNICKVAPATQKYHMEDVHRAGGIIAILGELDKGGLLNRDCPTAHGGTLAQIIEEFDVNRNPTDEICEYYKAAPGGVRTTEAFSQNKRWVSLDLDREDGCIRTVERAYSQDGGLAVLKGDIALDGCIVKTAGVDDDNLTFTGPARIYESQDAAVKGITSKEVQAGEVVVIRYEGPKGGPGMQEMLYPTSYLKSMGLGKACALVTDGRFSGGTSGLSIGHVSPEAASGGAIALIEDGDIIEIDIPNRIIRTQLSETELAERRAKMDARGVDGWKPSAPRARKVSKALRAYGLMATSADKGAVRDISKLGR; this is encoded by the coding sequence ATGCCCGCATATCGCTCCAAGACCTCCACCCACGGCCGCAACATGGCGGGCGCCCGCGCCCTGTGGCGCGCCACGGGCGTACAGGACGGGGACTTCGGCAAGCCGATTATCGCAGTGGTCAACAGCTTCACCCAGTTTGTTCCCGGCCATGTGCATCTGAAAGACCTCGGCCAGATGGTGGCGCGGGAAATCGAAGCCCACGGCGGCATCGCCAAGGAGTTCAACACCATTGCCGTCGATGACGGCATCGCCATGGGCCATGATGGCATGCTCTATTCCCTGCCCAGCCGAGAAGTGATCGCCGACAGCGTCGAATATATGGTCGAAGCCCATTGCGCCGACGCCATGATCTGTATCTCCAACTGTGACAAGATCACCCCCGGCATGCTGATGGCGTCCCTGCGCCTCAATATCCCGACGATCTTCGTCTCCGGCGGCCCGATGGAAGCCGGCAAGACCGAAACCGTTGATCATAAACTCGATCTGGTGGATGCGATCATCATGGGCGTTGATCCTTCCGTCAGCGACGAAATCGTCGAACAGGTCGAACGCTCCGCCTGCCCGACCTGCGGGTCCTGCTCCGGCATGTTCACCGCCAACAGCATGAATTGCCTGATGGAAGCTCTCGGCCTCGCGCTGCCGGGCAATGGCTCCCTGCTGGCGACCCACGCAGACCGCAAGGATCTGTTCCTGCGCGCCGCCCGCACCATCGTCAAGAACACCAAGACCTATTATGAAGGGGACGACGCCTCCATCCTGCCGCGCAGTGTCGCGAGTTTTGAGGCTTTCGAGAACGCCATGACCCTGGACATCGCCATGGGTGGATCGACCAATACCGTGCTGCATCTGCTCGCCGCCGCCCAGGAAGGTGAGATCGACTTTACCATGGAAGACATCCATCGGCTGTCCAAAAAGGTGCCCAACATCTGTAAAGTCGCCCCCGCGACCCAGAAATATCATATGGAAGACGTCCATCGCGCCGGCGGCATCATCGCCATTCTCGGCGAACTCGACAAAGGCGGTCTCCTCAATCGCGATTGCCCGACCGCTCACGGCGGCACCCTGGCCCAGATCATTGAAGAGTTCGACGTCAACCGCAATCCCACGGACGAGATTTGTGAATATTACAAGGCGGCCCCCGGCGGCGTGCGCACCACGGAAGCCTTCTCGCAGAACAAACGCTGGGTCAGCCTTGATCTCGATCGCGAAGACGGCTGCATCCGCACCGTGGAACGAGCCTACAGCCAGGACGGCGGCCTCGCCGTGTTGAAAGGTGATATCGCCCTCGATGGCTGCATCGTCAAGACCGCTGGCGTCGACGACGACAATCTGACCTTCACCGGCCCGGCCCGGATCTATGAAAGCCAAGACGCGGCGGTCAAAGGTATCACCAGCAAGGAAGTTCAGGCCGGTGAAGTGGTGGTCATCCGCTATGAAGGCCCAAAAGGCGGCCCCGGCATGCAGGAAATGCTCTATCCTACTTCCTATCTGAAATCCATGGGGCTCGGCAAGGCCTGCGCGCTGGTCACCGACGGACGCTTTTCTGGCGGCACCTCCGGCCTCAGCATTGGTCATGTCTCGCCCGAGGCGGCCTCCGGCGGCGCCATTGCCCTGATTGAAGACGGCGATATCATAGAGATTGATATCCCAAACCGTATCATCCGCACGCAGTTGTCAGAGACGGAACTCGCCGAACGGCGGGCGAAAATGGATGCCCGAGGCGTCGACGGCTGGAAACCTTCCGCCCCCCGCGCCCGAAAAGTGTCCAAAGCCCTGCGCGCTTACGGCCTGATGGCCACCTCAGCCGACAAGGGCGCCGTGCGCGATATCTCCAAGCTCGGCAGATAA
- a CDS encoding xanthine dehydrogenase family protein molybdopterin-binding subunit — protein MTKVDMISSRRRFLQMSGAAGAFMIACPQALMAKGLDTILPPMLAGELGMFIRVEADNTVVLGAPIPDMGQGVFTAVPMIIADEFDADWDTVRIEKLKPYVEKDKEGRMAEPAVRQSAGGSHGVRMVWTVMREAGAVARLMMKQAAAQKWKVDVASLTTAKSHVMHAASGRRIAYGDLIDLAISLDVPDVPPLKTPAEFTLIGHETGNYTAPDIVQGKPLYGYDMQVEGMKHAMIARCPYVDGSVTSYDASDALKIKGVREVVEMKRLPEDMSRQKNIAAGVAVVADTFWAAKKGRDALKITWDKGPKSDLSNESIEREFDRLLTENKTDVQYESGNVDQALATAAVRLDASYDNPYWAHMCMEPHSCVADVKGDKALIIAGHQGAAWAINPVAAVTGIDGENIDVRLARMGTGFGRKFTGDFVGEAALLSQRLGYPVKVSWTREDEVEQDFFNPKSRHRMQAGLDENGHPVAMHYTLATTAGGMATHNFPAHYIDNYKADRVRFKGLPTGAWRGPRHNVAGFAVQSFVDEMAHAAGKDPLAFRLSLLEGKGKTAFNDFGADSLDSDRIIGVLKLAAEKAGWGRKLPQGHGMGIANYFTFGGYAAFVVEVKVDKGALEIVRVTGAVDCGIAVNPLGIKAQMEGGALDGFSAALGQEVMIEEGRVVSNNLDSYQMARINQAPKRVDTYIVESAEAPTGLGEIALPAAIPALCNAIFAASGKRIRRFPIADQLKDI, from the coding sequence ATGACCAAGGTAGATATGATTTCCTCGCGACGTCGATTCCTGCAAATGAGCGGGGCGGCCGGCGCCTTTATGATCGCCTGCCCGCAGGCTCTGATGGCCAAGGGGCTGGACACTATCCTGCCGCCGATGCTGGCCGGGGAACTGGGCATGTTCATTCGGGTCGAGGCCGACAATACCGTGGTGCTGGGGGCGCCGATCCCGGATATGGGACAGGGGGTCTTTACTGCTGTGCCGATGATCATAGCGGATGAATTCGATGCGGATTGGGATACTGTTCGCATTGAAAAACTGAAACCTTATGTCGAGAAAGATAAAGAAGGCCGCATGGCGGAACCCGCAGTACGTCAAAGCGCTGGCGGCAGTCATGGCGTGCGGATGGTCTGGACGGTTATGAGAGAAGCCGGAGCCGTGGCGCGGCTGATGATGAAGCAAGCGGCGGCACAAAAATGGAAGGTCGATGTGGCGAGCCTGACAACTGCCAAATCCCATGTGATGCATGCGGCAAGCGGACGCAGGATTGCCTACGGTGATCTGATTGATCTGGCCATTTCGCTTGATGTGCCGGATGTGCCTCCGTTGAAAACCCCGGCGGAATTTACCCTTATTGGTCATGAAACCGGAAATTACACGGCGCCCGATATTGTGCAGGGCAAACCTTTGTATGGATATGACATGCAGGTCGAAGGCATGAAGCATGCGATGATCGCCCGTTGTCCCTATGTGGATGGGAGCGTGACGTCCTATGATGCTTCTGATGCCCTGAAAATAAAGGGTGTCCGGGAAGTCGTGGAAATGAAACGCCTGCCTGAGGATATGTCGCGTCAGAAAAATATCGCCGCCGGGGTGGCGGTGGTCGCGGATACATTCTGGGCTGCGAAAAAAGGCCGGGACGCATTAAAAATAACCTGGGACAAAGGCCCGAAAAGTGATCTCAGCAATGAAAGCATTGAGCGGGAATTTGACCGGTTGCTGACTGAAAACAAAACTGATGTTCAATATGAAAGTGGCAATGTGGATCAGGCTTTGGCCACCGCTGCGGTGCGTCTGGACGCCAGTTATGACAACCCTTACTGGGCACATATGTGCATGGAGCCTCACAGCTGTGTGGCGGATGTCAAGGGCGACAAGGCGTTGATCATTGCCGGGCATCAGGGGGCGGCCTGGGCGATTAATCCTGTGGCGGCCGTAACGGGTATCGACGGGGAAAATATCGATGTGCGGCTTGCCCGCATGGGCACCGGTTTTGGCCGCAAATTTACCGGTGACTTCGTCGGTGAAGCAGCTCTTCTGTCGCAAAGACTGGGCTATCCCGTGAAAGTCAGCTGGACTCGGGAAGATGAAGTGGAGCAGGATTTCTTCAATCCGAAGAGTCGTCATCGCATGCAGGCGGGACTGGATGAAAACGGTCACCCCGTGGCCATGCATTATACGTTGGCGACAACAGCCGGCGGTATGGCGACACATAACTTTCCGGCCCATTATATTGACAATTATAAGGCGGACCGGGTGCGTTTCAAAGGGCTCCCCACAGGAGCCTGGCGCGGACCGCGGCATAATGTCGCCGGTTTCGCAGTACAATCTTTTGTCGATGAAATGGCCCATGCGGCGGGGAAAGATCCACTGGCGTTTCGTCTGTCCCTGCTTGAGGGCAAAGGCAAAACCGCCTTTAATGATTTTGGCGCGGACAGCCTTGATTCAGACCGGATCATCGGGGTGTTGAAGCTCGCCGCCGAGAAGGCCGGTTGGGGGCGTAAGCTGCCTCAAGGTCATGGCATGGGCATCGCCAATTATTTCACGTTCGGCGGTTATGCGGCTTTCGTGGTGGAGGTCAAGGTTGACAAGGGCGCGCTCGAGATCGTCCGGGTCACCGGCGCCGTCGACTGCGGTATTGCGGTTAATCCATTGGGGATCAAGGCCCAGATGGAAGGTGGGGCCCTTGATGGTTTCAGTGCGGCCCTGGGGCAGGAAGTGATGATTGAAGAGGGACGGGTGGTTTCCAATAATCTCGACAGTTATCAGATGGCGCGCATCAATCAGGCTCCGAAAAGGGTCGATACCTACATTGTGGAAAGCGCAGAAGCCCCGACCGGACTTGGGGAAATAGCGTTACCTGCCGCCATTCCGGCTTTGTGTAACGCCATTTTTGCCGCCAGTGGGAAGCGCATACGCCGTTTTCCGATTGCCGATCAATTGAAAGACATCTAA
- the rarD gene encoding EamA family transporter RarD produces the protein MSKLNSTQAANNNLTENNTAGVLCGLAAFVIWGLVPIFFKEISHVPPLEFLAHRMVWSFVLLIFMLFFRRSLPTLIKDVRAIMSNRRLLMMLFASATLISCNWLIYIWAVANNHVVEASLGYFINPLVNVAFGILFLGERLTKTKLMAVGLAAIGVLYMVVNSGIFPWIALVLGVLFALYGLIRKKAHVGSVIGLWIELLLLMPVVIGYMLYVNVTTGGGFMGIDKHDDYTWMMLMLSGVVTTAPLVLFASAAIRIPLSTIGLLQYIAPSMSLLLAIFLWHEPFTSTHLVAFSCIWGALIIYSVDSFILNRKRPVSPL, from the coding sequence ATGTCAAAACTAAATTCTACGCAAGCAGCGAATAATAATCTGACAGAAAACAATACCGCAGGCGTACTCTGTGGGTTGGCGGCTTTTGTGATTTGGGGGCTGGTGCCGATCTTCTTCAAGGAGATTTCCCATGTGCCGCCGTTGGAATTTCTTGCGCATCGAATGGTCTGGTCTTTTGTGCTGTTGATTTTTATGTTGTTCTTTCGCCGCTCGCTGCCGACCTTGATCAAGGATGTCAGGGCGATCATGTCCAACCGCAGGCTGTTGATGATGCTGTTTGCCTCGGCAACATTGATCAGCTGTAACTGGCTGATTTATATCTGGGCGGTGGCGAATAATCATGTGGTGGAGGCCAGTCTGGGTTATTTCATCAATCCTCTGGTCAATGTGGCGTTTGGTATATTGTTCCTGGGGGAGCGGTTAACCAAAACAAAACTGATGGCGGTCGGACTGGCGGCGATCGGGGTTCTTTATATGGTGGTCAACAGTGGTATTTTCCCCTGGATTGCGCTTGTTCTTGGTGTCTTATTCGCCCTTTATGGTCTGATCCGCAAAAAAGCCCATGTGGGATCCGTGATCGGATTGTGGATTGAATTGTTGCTGCTGATGCCGGTGGTTATTGGTTATATGCTGTATGTCAATGTTACGACGGGCGGCGGTTTTATGGGGATCGACAAACATGATGATTATACCTGGATGATGTTGATGTTGAGCGGGGTGGTGACTACGGCGCCGTTGGTTCTGTTTGCTTCTGCGGCCATCCGGATTCCCTTGTCCACCATCGGTCTGCTGCAATATATCGCGCCGTCGATGAGCCTGCTTCTGGCGATTTTCCTGTGGCATGAACCGTTCACCAGCACGCATCTGGTGGCCTTTAGCTGCATCTGGGGAGCATTGATTATCTACAGTGTTGACAGCTTCATTCTCAACCGGAAGCGGCCTGTCTCCCCCCTGTAA
- a CDS encoding DNA/RNA non-specific endonuclease, which yields MDLPSLRRETRYGMPAADKILFNRYYVLGYSYYFRQAKWALEIIDPTDIGLDRMDNFRPDYRLPDMFRTDLEDYAKSGLDRGHLVASANQRGIALQNSETFLLSNMAPQRPQFNRAIWRELEEAVRTLNQKPRILETYVICGPLFYFDQPVEFIGADDDNEVEVPIPNAFFKSILTENDKGRLHMWSFILPNAASDKPLADYQVPTTKIEKYAGVQLWDRLEGSKILNEKKKIRPLW from the coding sequence ATGGACTTACCCAGTCTGCGACGAGAAACCCGCTATGGCATGCCTGCGGCGGACAAGATCCTGTTCAACCGCTATTATGTGCTCGGCTATTCCTATTATTTCCGCCAGGCCAAATGGGCGCTGGAAATCATTGATCCGACGGATATCGGTCTGGATCGTATGGATAATTTCAGACCCGATTATCGCCTGCCGGACATGTTTCGCACCGATCTGGAAGATTACGCCAAATCCGGGCTTGATCGTGGTCATCTGGTGGCCAGCGCCAACCAGCGTGGCATCGCCCTGCAAAACAGCGAGACCTTTCTGCTCAGCAATATGGCCCCGCAACGCCCCCAGTTTAACCGCGCGATCTGGCGGGAACTGGAAGAAGCTGTCCGCACACTCAATCAAAAACCCCGCATTCTAGAAACCTATGTCATTTGCGGACCGCTGTTTTACTTTGATCAACCGGTGGAGTTTATCGGCGCCGATGATGACAATGAAGTGGAAGTCCCGATCCCCAACGCCTTTTTCAAGTCTATTCTGACAGAAAACGACAAGGGCCGCCTGCATATGTGGTCTTTCATTCTGCCGAATGCGGCCAGTGATAAACCGCTCGCCGACTATCAGGTTCCAACGACCAAGATCGAAAAATACGCCGGGGTTCAGCTGTGGGACCGGCTCGAAGGCAGTAAAATTCTGAACGAGAAAAAGAAAATTCGCCCCCTCTGGTAA
- a CDS encoding xanthine dehydrogenase family protein molybdopterin-binding subunit, with amino-acid sequence MNMIKNISHQKLDRRTILKNMATGSLVLGISVTGGGFGLPAFAETSGPFIPNVFVAIDPDGTLHITAHRSEMGTGIRTGLPMVVAEEMNADWARVKIPQGDGDKKYGSQNTDGSRSIRRFFDRMREAGAAARLMMERAAAKQWGVAVSDVRAENHEIILKDGSKRMGFGAAAVLARDEAVPEVSELTFKDRKDYRIVGTETKIIDLPAIIDGTATYGIDGKLDGLHYAVIARPPVFRGSVKSVDTLAALKIPGVVKVVEMPSLPPQGPVFFRPLGGVAVIATSTWAAMKGRDALKITWDNGPNATHNSADYMKTLDKSCDGPAKFVGRRQGDVAAALKKAETVHNATYEVPYLEHATLEPPAATAVFADGKMEVWAPVQDPQGTIMAVAGVLGVPEPDVTVHVTLLGGAFGRKSKPDFVVEAGYLAKETGLPIKVTWSREDQTRHGFYHAASVQKMSAGLDKKGKAIAWHHRLAYPTIMSNFMPDPQVAADWEMCLGAVDLPYDIKDITVEAMPAKAHVRIGWLRSVNNIQQVFAIGSFIDELAHKAGQDPKDYLLKAIGAPRAIDLDAFEAKGNYGEPLAKYPFKTKRLTNVIDLAAKKANWGRKLPKGHAQGIFGHRSFLSYIGMVVEASVEAGEVKVHRVDVAVDCGLAVNPDRIRSQMEGAVIFGLSLALLSEITIENGAVVEGNFDGYRLARTDINPEVHVHLVESDELPTGVGEPGVPPVAPALCNAIFAAIGKRIRRLPIGDQLA; translated from the coding sequence ATGAACATGATCAAAAATATCAGTCATCAGAAGCTTGATCGCCGGACGATCTTAAAGAATATGGCAACGGGATCTCTGGTGCTTGGCATATCGGTCACCGGCGGCGGCTTTGGCCTGCCGGCCTTCGCGGAAACCAGTGGTCCTTTTATTCCCAATGTCTTTGTTGCCATAGACCCGGACGGCACCCTGCATATCACCGCGCACCGTTCAGAAATGGGCACGGGCATTCGCACCGGCCTGCCGATGGTGGTGGCCGAGGAAATGAACGCCGACTGGGCCCGGGTGAAAATCCCGCAGGGCGACGGCGACAAGAAATACGGCTCGCAGAATACCGACGGATCCCGGTCTATCCGGCGGTTTTTTGACCGTATGCGTGAAGCGGGGGCCGCGGCGCGGCTGATGATGGAACGGGCGGCAGCCAAACAGTGGGGCGTTGCGGTTTCCGATGTTCGGGCTGAAAATCACGAGATTATCCTGAAAGACGGCAGCAAACGCATGGGCTTTGGCGCGGCGGCTGTGCTGGCGCGGGATGAGGCGGTGCCGGAGGTTTCCGAACTGACCTTCAAGGACCGCAAGGACTACCGGATTGTCGGCACCGAAACGAAAATTATCGATCTGCCGGCGATCATAGATGGCACCGCCACATACGGTATTGATGGCAAGCTGGACGGTCTGCATTATGCGGTGATCGCAAGGCCGCCGGTTTTTCGGGGCAGCGTGAAATCCGTTGACACCTTAGCTGCGCTAAAAATTCCTGGTGTGGTGAAAGTGGTTGAGATGCCGTCGCTGCCCCCGCAAGGCCCGGTGTTTTTCCGGCCTCTGGGCGGGGTTGCCGTGATTGCCACCAGCACCTGGGCGGCGATGAAAGGCCGGGACGCGCTGAAAATTACCTGGGATAATGGCCCGAACGCCACGCATAATTCTGCTGACTATATGAAGACGCTGGATAAATCCTGCGACGGACCGGCGAAATTTGTTGGCCGCCGGCAAGGTGACGTCGCGGCGGCGTTGAAGAAGGCTGAGACGGTGCATAACGCTACCTACGAAGTACCTTATCTTGAACATGCTACTCTGGAGCCGCCCGCGGCGACCGCTGTTTTCGCTGACGGCAAGATGGAGGTATGGGCCCCGGTGCAGGACCCCCAGGGAACGATCATGGCGGTGGCTGGTGTGCTCGGCGTGCCAGAGCCGGATGTGACGGTGCATGTCACCCTGCTCGGCGGCGCCTTTGGTCGCAAGTCGAAGCCTGATTTCGTCGTTGAAGCCGGATATCTGGCGAAGGAAACCGGCCTGCCGATCAAAGTTACCTGGAGCCGGGAAGACCAGACACGTCACGGTTTCTATCATGCCGCCAGTGTGCAGAAGATGAGCGCGGGTCTCGATAAAAAAGGCAAAGCCATCGCCTGGCATCACCGGCTGGCCTATCCGACGATCATGTCCAACTTCATGCCCGACCCGCAGGTCGCGGCCGATTGGGAAATGTGTCTCGGGGCGGTGGATCTTCCCTATGATATCAAGGACATCACGGTGGAAGCCATGCCCGCCAAGGCGCATGTGCGGATTGGCTGGCTGCGGTCGGTGAATAACATCCAGCAGGTCTTCGCCATTGGCTCCTTCATCGACGAGCTGGCCCATAAGGCGGGGCAAGACCCGAAGGATTATCTCTTGAAGGCGATCGGTGCGCCGCGCGCCATTGATCTGGATGCGTTTGAGGCCAAGGGCAATTACGGCGAGCCATTGGCGAAATATCCCTTCAAGACAAAACGTTTGACCAACGTGATAGACCTTGCGGCTAAAAAGGCCAACTGGGGGCGCAAATTACCCAAGGGCCACGCCCAAGGGATTTTCGGCCATCGCAGTTTTCTGTCCTACATTGGCATGGTGGTGGAAGCCTCCGTCGAAGCGGGCGAGGTGAAGGTGCACCGGGTTGATGTGGCGGTGGATTGCGGTCTGGCGGTCAATCCTGACCGGATCAGGTCCCAGATGGAAGGGGCGGTGATTTTCGGTCTGTCGCTGGCGCTTCTCTCTGAAATCACCATAGAGAACGGGGCGGTGGTCGAGGGCAACTTCGATGGTTACCGTCTGGCGCGAACCGATATTAATCCAGAGGTGCATGTTCATCTGGTGGAGAGTGACGAGCTGCCCACCGGGGTTGGCGAGCCGGGCGTGCCACCCGTGGCGCCGGCGCTATGCAATGCGATCTTCGCCGCCATTGGCAAGCGCATCCGTCGTCTGCCAATTGGTGATCAACTGGCATAA
- a CDS encoding (2Fe-2S)-binding protein, producing the protein MIKFRVNGKGHSFDGDMDMPLLWYLREDADMKGTKFGCGIGECGACTVHMGDVAVRSCSVPMSALDGGEITTIEGLAQKSRLHAVQQAWIDEDVAQCGYCQAGQVMATAAFLKEYPTPTDADIDENLSNLCRCGTYYRMRKAIHRAARTLRGEA; encoded by the coding sequence ATGATCAAATTCAGGGTGAATGGCAAAGGCCATTCTTTTGACGGTGATATGGACATGCCGTTATTGTGGTATCTGCGGGAGGACGCGGATATGAAGGGAACAAAATTCGGCTGCGGCATCGGCGAATGCGGCGCCTGTACCGTACATATGGGGGATGTGGCGGTGCGTTCCTGTTCGGTGCCGATGTCCGCCCTTGACGGGGGGGAGATCACCACCATCGAAGGGTTAGCGCAGAAGAGCCGTCTGCATGCGGTGCAGCAGGCCTGGATCGACGAAGATGTGGCCCAATGCGGCTACTGTCAGGCCGGGCAGGTTATGGCGACAGCAGCCTTTTTGAAGGAATACCCCACACCAACCGACGCCGATATAGACGAAAATCTAAGTAATTTGTGCCGCTGCGGGACTTATTACCGCATGCGCAAGGCCATTCACCGGGCGGCCAGAACACTGCGGGGGGAGGCATAA
- a CDS encoding (2Fe-2S)-binding protein, with the protein MTTFKVNGAARSFDGDPDTPLLWYLRDEAGLTGTKFGCGAGLCGACTVHVNGEAVRSCQTLVADIAGAEVLTIEGLSAKADHPLQKAWTDLNVPQCGYCQAGQIMQAAALLQSNPEISDAAIEEGMYGNICRCGTYQRITKAIRQAREMMK; encoded by the coding sequence ATGACGACATTTAAAGTGAATGGCGCGGCGCGGTCTTTTGACGGCGACCCCGACACACCGCTTTTGTGGTATCTCAGAGATGAGGCTGGACTGACGGGCACCAAATTCGGCTGTGGCGCAGGATTATGTGGGGCCTGCACGGTGCATGTGAATGGGGAGGCGGTGCGTTCCTGTCAAACGCTGGTCGCTGATATTGCCGGGGCTGAAGTGCTCACCATTGAAGGCTTATCGGCCAAGGCCGACCATCCGCTGCAAAAAGCCTGGACTGATCTTAATGTGCCACAGTGCGGTTATTGTCAGGCGGGGCAGATCATGCAGGCGGCGGCGCTCTTGCAAAGTAATCCCGAGATCAGCGACGCGGCGATTGAAGAGGGCATGTATGGCAATATCTGTCGCTGTGGCACCTATCAAAGGATCACAAAAGCCATTCGTCAGGCGCGGGAGATGATGAAATGA
- a CDS encoding SEL1-like repeat protein produces the protein MRNRFVVMLLTSAVALSASFAQAATRSNGPIEMAKVEDPASEMKCLEAFVNSEFDFAHSLCLSLAQQGMPDAQLVTGLMYALGEGTEQNSNLAKLWLKEAVRNGSLEAKEALVDLKLAD, from the coding sequence ATGCGTAATCGTTTTGTTGTGATGCTTCTTACCTCTGCCGTCGCTTTGTCAGCCTCTTTTGCTCAAGCCGCAACCCGCAGCAATGGCCCGATTGAAATGGCCAAGGTGGAAGATCCTGCTTCTGAAATGAAATGTCTGGAAGCGTTTGTTAATTCAGAATTTGATTTCGCCCACAGCCTGTGTCTGTCTTTGGCGCAACAGGGTATGCCCGATGCGCAGCTGGTTACTGGTCTGATGTATGCTTTGGGGGAGGGCACGGAACAAAACAGCAATCTGGCCAAACTATGGTTGAAGGAAGCCGTACGCAACGGTAGCCTGGAAGCTAAAGAGGCTCTGGTTGACCTGAAACTGGCTGACTAA
- a CDS encoding glutathione S-transferase family protein → MKLYYHPLSTYSQKVLIACYEKGIAFEPHVINVSNPKERAAFRGIYPLGKIPLLVTEDQRLIPESSIIIEYFDQAFPNSPDLIPKDPEQARQVRFRDRMHDLYLNDPIVALLFESRKPEAEQDFPLIHKSRHTLDVIYEFLNNQINNHSWSNGEQFSMADCAAAPALFYAQRIYPFAKYPNIKAYFSRLMGHPAYRKVIKEAEPLVKKFLG, encoded by the coding sequence ATGAAGCTTTACTACCACCCCCTGTCCACCTATTCTCAGAAGGTGTTAATTGCCTGTTATGAAAAAGGAATAGCTTTCGAGCCCCATGTCATAAATGTGTCAAACCCTAAGGAACGTGCTGCTTTTCGAGGCATTTACCCTCTCGGCAAGATCCCGTTGCTGGTCACAGAAGACCAAAGATTAATTCCCGAGTCGTCCATAATCATTGAATATTTTGATCAGGCGTTCCCCAACAGCCCGGATCTTATTCCAAAGGATCCCGAGCAGGCCCGACAGGTTCGCTTTCGCGATCGCATGCACGACTTGTATTTGAATGACCCTATCGTCGCCCTGCTGTTTGAAAGCCGAAAACCGGAAGCGGAACAGGATTTCCCCCTGATTCATAAATCCCGTCATACGCTGGATGTGATTTATGAATTTCTCAATAACCAGATCAACAATCATTCCTGGAGTAACGGTGAACAGTTCAGCATGGCAGATTGTGCGGCGGCGCCGGCGCTCTTCTATGCACAACGCATCTATCCCTTCGCCAAATACCCTAACATCAAGGCGTATTTTTCCCGCCTGATGGGCCACCCCGCCTATCGCAAGGTGATCAAGGAAGCCGAACCGCTGGTAAAAAAATTCCTCGGATAA